A stretch of the Medicago truncatula cultivar Jemalong A17 chromosome 5, MtrunA17r5.0-ANR, whole genome shotgun sequence genome encodes the following:
- the LOC11438969 gene encoding COP1-interactive protein 1, whose protein sequence is MFRSSKWRSEKNRIKAVFKLQFNATKVLQSGVDALVLSIVPGDIGRPTKRLEKATVQDGNCRWENPVYETVKYYQDPKTREINDKIYKFLLSTGLSKASAVGEVSVNFADYVDATKPSHVSLPIRNSHGDAVLHVSIQRMQEKNDQIQREEDECEDIKLKFDDMSSRNQFSNGDTDESTKSYFSEDVSSKAIINRTSSGSDVTLSSSDDSSGVDTPCELGLRKTNIQPTTNQFVPVMSRAAESPNAAVNALTPMHDLHQRSQWGWSSSSELGLSMGDSTNGSQNALSKESSQEASHLEIERLKAELAALARHVDVSDMELQTLRKQIVKESKRGQDLMKEIIILKDERDALKTECDNVRSFHKRMDDAKVRNRSQLESGDHHAFVEEIRQELNYEKDTNANLRLQLKKMQESNAELVLAVQDLEEMLEQKNMNMSKHSNGQEHNKNSQELEMKLSQCETSDDEDQKALDDLVKEKSDAKETHLLEKKIIDLYGEIEMYRRDKEELEMQIEQIALDYEILKQENHKLVHKLEQSQLQEQLNIQYECSSPPGAMNGIETHIENLEKELKEQSEDFSNSLATIKVLETHIRRLEEEMEKQVQGFEADIEAMAREKVEQEQRAIQAEDALRKTRLKNANTAERLQEEFQRLSMQMTSTFDENEKATLRALTEACELRSQKTILEEMLHKVQEELQSTKTDYEVKLNDLSNQIDTMKFQIQQMLVEIEDKSKQLENQKKLGEQVNRDFSEEFDMLKAENENLKLEISLLNEQVEGKEILRTDLELMKKSIEESETLLHQGTVERDELVSTIASLKKEAEHSLNELSKMRNFKEEKEEEARLLKSELEAIRVQCSDLKKSLFEDEAEKEKLRKQISQLKSEIKKKGDALTSIEKRFRDSNGRNQLSDGSKTIPINKKIASSPHHSKEMASLREKIKMLEGLIKSKETALETSTTSSMKKEKELQSRIVELENKVEEFNQNVTLHEDRSIKSSNEISEKVRNRLEHADNSLSGVLTELSSLKERNKSMESELKEMQERYSEMSLKFAEVEGERQILVMTVRNLKSVHKG, encoded by the exons ATGTTTCGTTCTTCAAAATGGAGAAGTGAGAAGAATAGGATTAAAGCTGTTTTTAAGCTTCAATTCAATGCTACTAAG GTGTTACAATCAGGGGTGGATGCATTGGTGTTGTCAATAGTTCCTGGTGACATTGGAAGACCAACAAAAAGATTAGAGAAAGCTACGGTTCAAGATGGAAATTGTCGGTGGGAGAATCCGGTATACGAAACAGTCAAGTATTATCAGGATCCGAAGACCAGAGAAATCAacgataaaatatataaatttttgctCTCAACG gggttatCAAAAGCTAGCGCCGTCGGGGAGGTTTCTGTGAACTTTGCTGATTATGTAGATGCCACAAAGCCTTCCCATGTCTCTCTTCCCATCAGGAATTCTCATGGTGATGCTGTTTTGCAT GTATCTATCCAGAGAATGcaagaaaaaaatgatcaaattcAAAG AGAGGAAGATGAATGTGAAGATATAAAACTAAAATTCGATGATATGAGCTCAAGAAACCAATTCAGCAACGGTGATACAGATGAAAGCACTAAAAGTTATTTTTCTGAA GATGTCTCTTCCAAAGCAATAATCAACAGGACGTCTAGTGGGTCCGACGTTACATTGTCAAGTTCTGATGACAGCTCTGGAGTTGATACTCCCTGCGAACTTGGACTGAGAAAAACAAACATTCAACCCACCACAAACCAGTTTGTTCCAGTTATGTCCCGTGCCGCAGAATCTCCAAATGCTGCTGTTAATGCCTTGACACCGATGCATGATTTACATCAGAGATCACAATGGGGTTGGTCATCTAGCTCAGAGCTCGGGTTAAGCATGGGCGATTCAACAAACGGTTCTCAAAATGCCCTTTCCAAGGAAAGTTCCCAAGAGGCATCCCATTTGGAGATTGAGAGACTCAAAGCTGAACTTGCTGCTTTGGCGAGGCACGTGGATGTGTCGGACATGGAACTACAGACCCTTAGGAAACAAATTGTAAAGGAAAGCAAAAGAGGGCAGGATCTcatgaaggaaatcattatctTGAAAGATGAAAGGGACGCACTCAAGACAGAATGTGACAATGTCAGGTCTTTCCACAAACGCATGGACGATGCCAAAGTGAGAAACAGGTCACAGTTGGAAAGTGGAGATCATCATGCCTTTGTCGAAGAAATCAGACAAGAATTGAATTATGAGAAAGACACGAATGCAAATCTCCGATTACAGTTAAAAAAGATGCAAGAATCAAATGCTGAATTGGTTCTTGCCGTGCAGGACCTGGAAGAGATGTTGGAgcagaaaaatatgaatatgtcTAAACATTCCAATGGACAGGAACACAATAAAAATTCCCAAGAGTTAGAGATGAAACTCTCACAATGTGAAACaagtgatgatgaagatcaaaAAGCATTGGATGATCTTGTCAAGGAGAAAAGTGATGCCAAGGAGACACACTTgcttgagaaaaaaattatagactTGTATGGTGAAATTGAAATGTATAGGAGGGACAAAGAGGAGTTAGAGATGCAAATAGAGCAGATTGCACTAGACTATGAGATATTAAAACAGGAAAACCACAAGCTTGTACATAAGCTAGAGCAAAGCCAACTGCAGGAACAGTTAAACATCCAATATGAGTGTTCATCTCCTCCTGGTGCTATGAATGGCATTGAAACTCACATTGAGAATCTGGAAAAAGAACTCAAGGAACAGTCAGAAGATTTCTCAAATTCTCTAGCTACCATTAAGGTACTAGAAACCCATATCAGAAGATTAGAGGAGGAAATGGAGAAACAAGTACAAGGATTTGAAGCTGATATAGAAGCAATGGCACGTGAAAAAGTCGAGCAAGAGCAAAGAGCCATCCAAGCCGAGGATGCGTTGCGAAAGACCAGACTGAAAAATGCTAATACAGCTGAAAGGCTTCAAGAGGAATTCCAGAGACTCTCAATGCAAATGACTTCTACCTTTGATGAAAATGAGAAGGCTACCTTGAGAGCTTTGACAGAAGCATGTGAACTACGATCGCAGAAAACTATACTGGAAGAAATGCTGCATAAAGTCCAAGAAGAGCTTCAGTCAACTAAAACTGATTACGAGGTAAAACTGAACGACCTTTCCAATCAAATAGATACAATGAAATTTCAGATACAGCAGATGTTGGTGGAAATCGAAGACAAGTCCAAGCAACTCGAAAATCAGAAGAAGCTTGGGGAACAAGTTAATAGGGATTTCTCTGAGGAGTTTGATATGCTAAAAGCTGAGAATGAAAATCTTAAACTAGAGATTTCGCTCTTAAATGAACAAGTAGAAGGAAAAGAAATATTAAGGACTGACTTGGAACTTATGAAGAAATCAATTGAGGAATCTGAAACATTGTTACATCAAGGAACTGTGGAAAGAGATGAACTTGTGAGCACAATTGCGTCATTGAAGAAGGAAGCGGAACATTCGCTTAACGAGCTAAGTAAAATGAGAAATTTcaaggaagaaaaagaagaagaggctAGACTATTGAAGTCTGAGTTGGAAGCTATTAGAGTTCAATGCAGTGATTTGAAAAAGTCACTTTTTGAGGATGAGGCTGAGAAAGAAAAACTAAGAAAGCAAATTTCCCAGCTAAAGAGTGAAATAAAGAAGAAAGGTGATGCATTAACCAGCATTGAGAAGAGATTCAGGGATAGTAACGGACGCAACCAACTTTCTGATGGATCTAAAACCATCccaatcaacaaaaaaattgctTCCAGTCCTCATCATTCAAAAGAAATGGCAAGTctgagagagaaaataaaaatgcttgAG GGCCTGATAAAGTCAAAGGAAACTGCCTTGGAAACTTCAACAACTTCATCTATGAAGAAGGAAAAGGAACTTCAGAGCAGAATTGTGGAGCTGGAGAACAAAGTGGAGGAATTTAATCAGAATGTTACTTTACACGAG GATAGAAGTATTAAAAGTTCAAATGAGATATCGGAAAAAGTAAGAAATAGATTGGAACACGCGGACAACAGTCTTAGTGGCGTATTGACCGAATTGTCGTCattgaaggaaagaaacaaatcAATGGAAAGCGAGCTCAAAGAGATGCAAGAGAGATACTCAGAAATGAGTCTCAAATTTGCTGAGGTAGAAGGTGAAAGACAAATTCTTGTTATGACTGTAAGAAACCTCAAGAGTGTCCACAAGGGCTGA